The Primulina tabacum isolate GXHZ01 chromosome 16, ASM2559414v2, whole genome shotgun sequence genome window below encodes:
- the LOC142530161 gene encoding AAA-ATPase At3g50940-like: MAVSIFSGMPPASSIFTLYASISALLLMLQTILNQLVPRQVQDYILNKIHLYFMPRSSINATIVIEERDGMSLNEIYSAAEIYLCTKTRPNIGRVKISKRHKDTNVSIKFAQSEKIADTFNGMELQWRFVNEEMRKTSKVIDEETDNVLLESEKRYFELCFDKKYTGKVLDSYVPFVLEKANSIRSENNVVKLHTLACAAPYTSSIVWDSINLQHPSTFDTIAMDCAQKQALIDDLGRFLSRRDFYRKVGRAWKRGYMLYGPPGTGKSSLIAAIANYLKFDVYDLELTNIKRNSDLRKLLLRTANRSILVIEDIDCSTESADRNGQTCRNGPGQCRPDQQFTLSGLLNFVDGLWSSCGDERIIIFTTNNRDKLDPALLRPGRMDMHIHMSYLTRDGFKLLASTYLGIHDQHSCFGEIEELIENMRVTPAEVAEELMRGDDAHKALEGLINFLKSKSTEAETS, encoded by the exons ATGGCTGTTTCGATATTCTCCGGCATGCCTCCCGCTTCTTCAATTTTTACCTTATACGCCTCCATTTCAGCTCTACTTCTGATGCTTCAGACCATTTTGAACCAACTTGTGCCACGACAGGTTCAAGACTATATACTCAACAAAATTCATCTCTATTTCATGCCAAGATCTTCCATTAACGCCACCATTGTTATCGAAGAAAGAGATGGCATGTCCTTGAACGAAATTTACAGCGCTGCTGAAATCTATCTATGCACCAAAACCAGGCCAAATATTGGGCGTGTGAAGATCAGCAAACGCCACAAAGACACCAATGTGAGCATCAAGTTCGCTCAATCTGAAAAGATTGCGGATACTTTCAATGGGATGGAGCTTCAATGGCGGTTCGTGAACGAGGAGATGAGAAAGACTTCGAAAGTGATCGATGAAGAAACTGATAATGTTCTTCTTGAATCGGAGAAACGGTATTTCGAGCTGTGTTTCGATAAGAAGTACACGGGTAAAGTGCTGGATTCCTACGTGCCTTTCGTGCTTGAAAAGGCGAACTCCATCAGATCTGAGAATAATGTCGTTAAGCTTCATACACTGGCTTGCGCTGCTCCTTATACATCTTCAATCGTGTGGGATTCTATTAATCTCCAACACCCATCCACTTTTGACACAATTGCCATGGACTGTGCCCAGAAACAGGCTCTGATCGATGATTTGGGAAGGTTTCTGAGTAGAAGAGACTTTTACAGGAAAGTGGGCAGAGCCTGGAAGAGAGGGTACATGTTGTACGGCCCTCCAGGGACTGGAAAATCCAGTTTGATCGCTGCAATTGCTAATTATCTCAAGTTTGACGTATATGATTTGGAGCTGACTAACATAAAACGCAACTCGGATTTGAGGAAACTTTTGCTTAGGACAGCGAATAGATCCATACTTGTGATTGAAGACATTGATTGCAGCACAGAGTCGGCCGACAGAAACGGGCAAACCTGCAGAAATGGACCCGGCCAGTGTCGGCCCGATCAGCAG TTCACGCTGTCGGGCTTGCTGAACTTCGTGGACGGGCTATGGTCGAGCTGTGGAGATGAGCGGATTATCATATTCACCACGAACAACAGAGACAAACTTGACCCGGCGTTGTTGCGGCCTGGCAGGATGGATATGCACATTCACATGTCCTACCTGACGCGAGACGGTTTCAAACTATTGGCCTCAACATATCTTGGGATCCATGATCAACACTCGTGTTTCGGAGAGATTGAggaattgattgagaatatgaGAGTCACACCTGCAGAGGTTGCAGAGGAACTGATGAGGGGTGATGATGCTCATAAAGCTCTTGAAGGACTGATTAATTTTCTCAAGTCGAAGAGTACTGAAGCCGAAACTTCGTAA
- the LOC142528855 gene encoding lipid phosphate phosphatase epsilon 2, chloroplastic isoform X1, producing MSAIFVRPIRAAISQPTKLRDPTKILARRLEYFERLELRKSIYWEDIRRINPRRMPSLNVAGASSSEEGVQAFEQDALMGESSSFGAGGIQATLNSLTKWLVTAVFCSIILLRHDAESLWAAIGSVTNVTLSTALKRILNQERPTSTLKSDPGMPSSHAQSIFYTITFLNLSMVEWYGLNGVTTTLCVFFFTLGSFMSWLRVSQQFHTISQVVVGAVLGSIFCILWFWSWKSYVLNLFASYVWVRIVVVVGSVAFSGGFIYHVIQSWILKDR from the exons ATGTCAGCCATTTTTGTCAGACCTATAAGAGCTGCGATTTCGCAACCAACGAAACTCCGTGATCCCACTAAAATTTTAGCCAGAAGACTGGAATATTTTGAACGGTTGGAGCTCAGAAAATCAATTTATTGGGAGGATATTCGCAGGATAAACCCAAGGAGAATGCCCAGTTTGAATGTGGCAGGCGCCAGTTCGAGTGAAGAGGGTGTTCAAGCTTTTGAACAAGATGCTTTAATGGGAGAGTCTTCATCTTTTGGAGCTGGCGGGATTCAAGCCACTCTCAATAGTTTG ACCAAGTGGTTAGTTACCGCAGTTTTTTGTTCTATAATCCTCTTGAGGCATGATGCCGAATCGTTGTGGGCTGCTATAGGGTCTGTCACTAATGTCACGCTCTCAACTGCTCTCAAGAGAATACTTAACCAAGAGAGGCCTACTTCCACGTTAAAATCAGATCCCGGAATGCCATCCTCTCATGCTCAGTCCATCTTTTATACAATCACATTTCTCAATCTGTCGA TGGTCGAATGGTACGGACTAAATGGGGTTACAACAACTCTATGCGTGTTTTTCTTTACACTCGGGTCATTTATG TCATGGTTACGAGTTTCCCAGCAATTCCATACAATTAGCCAGGTCGTTGTGGGAGCTGTTCTTGGATCCATTTTCTGCATTTTATGGTTCTGGTCTTGGAAATCttatgttttgaatttatttgcaTCTTATGTGTGGGTTAGAATTGTGGTAGTTGTAGGTTCTGTTGCATTTTCTGGGGGTTTTATCTATCATGTTATTCAGTCCTGGATTTTGAAAGACAGATGA
- the LOC142528855 gene encoding lipid phosphate phosphatase epsilon 2, chloroplastic isoform X2 produces MSAIFVRPIRAAISQPTKLRDPTKILARRLEYFERLELRKSIYWEDIRRINPRRMPSLNVAGASSSEEGVQAFEQDALMGESSSFGAGGIQATLNSLVGSVTNVTLSTALKRILNQERPTSTLKSDPGMPSSHAQSIFYTITFLNLSMVEWYGLNGVTTTLCVFFFTLGSFMSWLRVSQQFHTISQVVVGAVLGSIFCILWFWSWKSYVLNLFASYVWVRIVVVVGSVAFSGGFIYHVIQSWILKDR; encoded by the exons ATGTCAGCCATTTTTGTCAGACCTATAAGAGCTGCGATTTCGCAACCAACGAAACTCCGTGATCCCACTAAAATTTTAGCCAGAAGACTGGAATATTTTGAACGGTTGGAGCTCAGAAAATCAATTTATTGGGAGGATATTCGCAGGATAAACCCAAGGAGAATGCCCAGTTTGAATGTGGCAGGCGCCAGTTCGAGTGAAGAGGGTGTTCAAGCTTTTGAACAAGATGCTTTAATGGGAGAGTCTTCATCTTTTGGAGCTGGCGGGATTCAAGCCACTCTCAATAGTTTGGTTG GGTCTGTCACTAATGTCACGCTCTCAACTGCTCTCAAGAGAATACTTAACCAAGAGAGGCCTACTTCCACGTTAAAATCAGATCCCGGAATGCCATCCTCTCATGCTCAGTCCATCTTTTATACAATCACATTTCTCAATCTGTCGA TGGTCGAATGGTACGGACTAAATGGGGTTACAACAACTCTATGCGTGTTTTTCTTTACACTCGGGTCATTTATG TCATGGTTACGAGTTTCCCAGCAATTCCATACAATTAGCCAGGTCGTTGTGGGAGCTGTTCTTGGATCCATTTTCTGCATTTTATGGTTCTGGTCTTGGAAATCttatgttttgaatttatttgcaTCTTATGTGTGGGTTAGAATTGTGGTAGTTGTAGGTTCTGTTGCATTTTCTGGGGGTTTTATCTATCATGTTATTCAGTCCTGGATTTTGAAAGACAGATGA
- the LOC142528854 gene encoding putative pentatricopeptide repeat-containing protein At3g47840: MIMHCTKCLSRPFTISRLHSASCIAYAAPRDILSLEDAQYHSIPNEHEALQTKMMEVNSQLRLMILRGDLEGARNMFDSLPQKNEISWTNMISGYVNANRSFEALSLFSKIWGEHKIHMDPFALSLALKACGSNMNLSYGEMLHGYSEKTGFVSSVFVGSAMLDMYMKNGRVFHGCKVFDEMPLRNVVTWTAIITGLVRAGFNSRGLMYFANMWRDGVDYDSYTFAIALKACADLEFLNHGREIHARTIKKGVDVTSYVANSLATMYNKCGRLVYGSRLFESMSTPDVVSWTTSITSCMQTGQEKHGIHLFLEMIGCDVRPNGYTYAAVVSGIANIAKLDWGQQLHAQLFHVGLANSLSVANSLMTMYSKCGQPNSASTIFHEMTRRDIISWSTIISGYAQGGCGEEAFELLSRMKREGQKPTEYALSSVLSVCGSMSILDQGRQLHANVLTTGLDKTALVQSSLINMYSKCGSIGEAVKIFNLAENDDIVSWTAMINGYAEHGCSQEAIDLFEKISIVGLRPDAITFIGVLSACNHVGLLDLGFHYFDLMTKEYRINPSKEHYGCMIDLLCRGGRLRDAENMIKNMPFEQDGVVWSTLLRASKERGDVECARIAAKQILQLDPACAGTHITLANIYASKGRWREAAHVRKLMRTKGVIKEPGWSWIKIKDQVSAFVASDKSHSQCQDIYDILEIVASIEELTVQELASILYFR; this comes from the coding sequence ATGATAATGCATTGTACGAAGTGTTTATCAAGGCCATTTACCATCTCAAGATTACATTCAGCATCATGCATTGCTTACGCCGCGCCCAGAGACATTTTGTCTCTAGAAGATGCTCAATATCACTCAATTCCAAATGAACATGAAGCTTTGCAAACCAAGATGATGGAAGTTAACTCACAGTTGAGGCTTATGATACTACGTGGGGATTTGGAAGGCGCCCGCAATATGTTCGACAGCTTGCCtcagaaaaatgaaatttcttGGACCAATATGATTTCCGGCTATGTAAATGCCAATCGTTCATTTGAAGCATTGTCgttgttttcaaaaatatgggGCGAGCATAAAATCCATATGGATCCCTTCGCACTCAGCTTGGCGCTTAAGGCATGTGGGTCAAACATGAATTTGAGCTATGGGGAGATGTTACACGGGTATTCTGAGAAAACTGGTTTTGTGAGCTCGGTTTTCGTGGGGAGTGCAATGCTTGATATGTATATGAAGAATGGAAGAGTTTTTCATGGTTGTAAAGTGTTTGACGAGATGCCATTAAGGAATGTAGTGACTTGGACTGCCATTATCACAGGCCTTGTTCGTGCCGGTTTTAACAGCCGTGGGTTGATGTATTTCGCCAACATGTGGAGAGATGGTGTTGACTATGATTCATATACATTTGCCATTGCACTAAAGGCATGTGCTGATCTTGAGTTTTTAAACCATGGAAGGGAGATACATGCTAGAACAATCAAGAAAGGTGTAGATGTGACCTCATACGTGGCCAATAGTTTGGCCACGATGTACAACAAGTGCGGTAGACTGGTGTATGGTTCCCGCTTGTTTGAAAGTATGAGTACACCAGATGTGGTTTCTTGGACAACTTCAATAACATCATGTATGCAGACAGGCCAAGAGAAACATGGAATTCATTTGTTTTTGGAGATGATAGGGTGTGATGTACGTCCAAATGGGTATACATATGCAGCCGTTGTTTCGGGCATAGCAAATATTGCAAAACTTGATTGGGGCCAGCAATTGCATGCACAACTTTTCCATGTAGGCCTTGCGAATTCATTATCTGTGGCAAACTCCCTCATGACAATGTATTCAAAATGTGGACAGCCTAACTCAGCTTCGACTATTTTTCATGAAATGACCAGAAGAGATATCATTTCATGGAGCACCATTATTTCAGGATATGCTCAAGGAGGTTGTGGAGAGGAGGCTTTTGAACTTCTTTCAAGGATGAAAAGAGAGGGTCAGAAGCCCACTGAATATGCTCTTTCTAGTGTATTGAGTGTCTGTGGAAGCATGTCAATTCTTGATCAAGGTAGACAGCTTCACGCCAATGTGTTAACAACCGGTTTAGATAAAACAGCTTTGGTACAAAGTTCTTTGATTAACATGTATTCAAAATGTGGCAGCATAGGAGAGGCCGTAAAAATTTTTAATCTGGCAGAGAATGATGACATAGTGTCATGGACAGCGATGATTAATGGGTATGCGGAACACGGATGCAGCCAAGAAGCTATTGatttatttgagaaaatttcCATTGTAGGTTTGAGGCCGGACGCTATTACGTTTATTGGTGTTCTCAGTGCTTGTAACCATGTCGGACTTCTTGACCTTGGGTTTCACTATTTTGATTTAATGACTAAAGAATACAGAATAAATCCTTCCAAAGAACACTATGGTTGCATGATTGATCTCCTATGCCGAGGAGGAAGATTACGGGACGCCGAGAATATGATAAAAAACATGCCATTTGAACAGGATGGTGTTGTTTGGTCAACTCTGCTCAGAGCTAGTAAAGAACGTGGTGATGTTGAATGTGCAAGGATTGCCGCGAAGCAGATACTTCAATTGGATCCAGCTTGTGCTGGGACCCATATCACCCTAGCTAATATATATGCCTCAAAAGGGAGATGGAGAGAAGCAGCCCATGTAAGGAAACTGATGAGAACCAAAGGTGTAATCAAGGAACCTGGATGGTCTTGGATAAAAATCAAAGATCAAGTTTCTGCATTTGTTGCTTCTGATAAGTCTCATTCACAGTGTCAAGATATATACGACATCTTGGAAATAGTAGCTTCCATAGAAGAACTCACTGTCCAGGAACTTGCTTCCATCTTATATTTCAGATGA